Proteins encoded in a region of the Rutidosis leptorrhynchoides isolate AG116_Rl617_1_P2 chromosome 9, CSIRO_AGI_Rlap_v1, whole genome shotgun sequence genome:
- the LOC139867718 gene encoding uncharacterized protein, producing MVLTIMNTTNNRALEALETLDHLDELSDNEEVEPVPRAPRRYLYRDREGRAKALWNDYFSDTSTFPDDYFRRRYRIRKPLFLRRCQGILNLSQTPIPEYFTYFHQRRDACGLLDFNIVQKVTSAIRQLAYAASADLFDEYLHMDGQRLTAKHAQIHGLPGMLGSIDCMHWRWRNCPARWKGHYTRDDHGYPSIMLEAVSSYDGWFWHAFFGTAGSNNDINVLNQSDLFSDLLAGEAPPSTFTVNGGTFNKGYKLADGIYPEWITLVKLFRNLIDPKQVKFTKYQESERKDIERAFGTLQGRWTIVQHPKKPYYIRKIRRIMLTCVILNNMITEDNSRAFCGLEENYCPIRRARGTFQERVEAHMRADAELKDGCIHRLLRDMFVEHVFSLPANYRIRHDPTINPNNQDEAGHSHVNDDEDEGEDE from the exons ATGGTATTAACGATCATGAATACCACTAATAATCGAGCACTTGAAGCACTCGAAACACTTGATCATTTGGATGAGTTAAGCGATAATGAAGAAGTTGAACCCGTACCAAGGGCACCTAGAAGATATTTATATAGAGATCGTGAAGGCCGCGCAAAAgctttatggaatgattatttttccGACACTTCTACATTTCCAGACGATTATTTTCGTAGACGTTACCGAATTCGCAAACCTTTGTTTCTTCGTAGATGTCAAGGTATATTGAATTTGTCTCAAACTCCGATTCCCGAGTATTTTACTTATTTTCATCAAAGACGTGATGCTTGCGGATTACTTGATTTTAATATTGTTCAAAAAGTAACATCCGCCATACGTCAACTAGCGTATGCTGCGTCGGCCGACCTTTTTGATGAGTATTTGCATATGG ATGGGCAACGTTTGACCGCTAAACATGCTCAAATACATGGGTTACCGGGGATGTTAGGAAGCATCGATTGTATGCATTGGAGATGGAGAAATTGTCCGGCACGTTGGAAGGGTCATTATACACGAGATGACCATGGTTACCCGTCAATTATGCTTGAAGCGGTATCGTCATATGATGGATGGTTTTGGCACGCTTTTTTTGGTACTGCGGGatcaaataatgatattaatgtacTAAATCAATCTGATTTGTTTAGCGACTTATTAGCCGGCGAAGCTCCACCGTCCACGTTTACTGTTAACGGGGGGACATTTAATAAGGGTTATAAATTGGCGGATGGAATTTACCCGGAATGGATAACACTAGTTAAGTTGTTCAGAAATCTGATTGATCCAAAACAAGTAAAATTCACAAAGTATCAAGAATCggaaagaaaagatattgaacgagCATTTGGAACACTACAAGGTCGATGGACCATTGTTCAACATCCGAAAAAACCGTATTATATCCGCAAAATTAGAAGGATTATGTTAACATGTGTGATATTAAACAATATGATAACCGAGGACAACAGTCGTGCATTTTGTGGACTTGAAGAGAACTATTGTCCGATTCGACGTGCACGAGGAACATTCCAAGAAAGGGTTGAAGCGCATATGCGGGCGGACGCGGAGTTAAAAGATGGGTGCATTCATCGACTACTACGAGATATGTTTGTCGAACATGTATTTAGTCTTCCAGCTAATTATCGTATTCGACATGATCCAACAATTAATCCAAACAATCAAGATGAGGCAGGACATTCACACGTTAACGATGACGAAGACGAAGGCGAAGACgaataa